One part of the Vicia villosa cultivar HV-30 ecotype Madison, WI linkage group LG6, Vvil1.0, whole genome shotgun sequence genome encodes these proteins:
- the LOC131609371 gene encoding disease resistance protein RUN1-like, with protein sequence MPVSWKHFSSQVKRALTCSQSSTLNQRDAHDEIQSYVYDVFISFRGPDSRNTFVDHLYASLTRKGIFVFKDDKQLQKGESISPQLLHAIQHSRISIIVFSKDYASSTWCLDEMLAIAHCRTEMKQIVFPVFYDVDPYHVRKQNGVYESDFILHSDQFKHDPDKVDAWKRDMTILASLAGWDVRDKPEFKEIENIVQAVIEKLGRKFSAGIADGLIGIQPRVKILENLLKLSSNGDDFRVLGIWGMDGIGKTTLASVLYDTISHHYQFGACCFIENVSRVYRDGGAIAVQKQILRQTLEEKNMETYTSSDISGIILNRLYNMKLLIVLDDVDQFEQLQELHINPKLLRPGSRIIITTRDVHILELYGADRIHEVELMNDNDARELLCRKAFSSDNSSSDYAELIGMVLKYAQGLPLAIRVMGSFLYNRNTSQWRATLEGLENNPDSGIMKVLQSSFEGLEQREREIFLHIACFFDGEREDYVRRILDACGLQPDIGLSLIAEKSFITIRNQEIHMHKMLQELGKKSVREQHPDEPRLWSRLWLPNDLYDAMITKRGPVKAKAIILNQKKDVCEFNPLTDKDLAKLKNLKVLILYHSKFSGSRKLKDRKTLRKGGIE encoded by the exons ATGCCAGTCTCTTGGAAACACTTTAGCTCGCAAGTAAAGAGGGCACTGACTTGTAGTCAATCATCAACGCTGAACCAGAGAGACGCACATGATGAAATCCAAAGCTATGTATACGACGTGTTTATCAGTTTCAGAGGTCCCGACTCTCGCAACACCTTTGTTGACCATCTCTATGCTAGTCTCACTAGAAAAGGTATTTTCGTTTTCAAGGATGACAAACAACTTCAAAAAGGTGAATCCATTTCGCCTCAACTTCTACACGCAATTCAACATTCACGGATTTCTATTATTGTCTTCTCTAAAGATTATGCTTCTTCAACTTGGTGTTTGGATGAAATGCTTGCTATTGCTCATTGCCGTACTGAAATGAAACAAATTGTTTTTCCTGTTTTCTATGATGTTGATCCATATCATGTGAGAAAACAGAATGGTGTTTACGAGAGTGATTTTATTTTACATTCCGACCAATTCAAACATGATCCGGACAAGGTTGATGCGTGGAAGAGAGATATGACCATTCTGGCTTCGTTAGCTGGTTGGGATGTTAGAGATAA GCCAGAATttaaagaaattgaaaatattgTTCAGGCTGTAATAGAAAAGTTGGGTCGGAAATTCTCTGCAGGGATTGCTGATGGACTTATTGGAATACAACCTCGAGTAAAAATATTAGAAAATCTTTTAAAACTAAGCTCAAATGGTGACGATTTTCGAGTTTTAGGAATATGGGGGATGGATGGCATAGGAAAGACAACTCTTGCGAGTGTCTTGTATGACACAATCTCACATCACTATCAATTTGGTGCTTGTTGTTTTATCGAGAATGTTAGCAGAGTTTATAGAGATGGCGGTGCTATTGCTGTTCAAAAACAAATTCTTCGTCAAACTCTGGAAGAAAAAAATATGGAAACATACACTTCTTCCGACATATCTGGAATCATACTAAACAGGCTATACAACATGAAGCTCCTTATAGTTCTTGACGATGTTGATCAATTTGAGCAATTGCAAGAATTGCACATAAATCCCAAACTACTTCGTCCAGGAAGTAGAATAATCATAACCACTAGAGATGTGCATATTCTTGAATTGTATGGAGCAGATAGAATTCACGAGGttgaattgatgaatgataatgaTGCTCGTGAACTTCTATGTAGAAAAGCCTTTAGTAGTGATAATTCTAGTAGTGATTATGCAGAACTTATTGGTATGGTACTTAAGTATGCTCAAGGTCTTCCATTAGCAATTAGAGTAATGGGTTCTTTCTTGTATAATAGAAATACTTCCCAATGGAGAGCTACCTTGGAAGGATTGGAGAATAATCCAGATAGTGGAATCATGAAAGTGCTTCAGTCAAGTTTTGAGGGGCTCgagcaaagagagagagaaatattttTGCACATTGCTTGCTTCTTTGATGGGGAGAGGGAGGATTATGTGAGGAGAATTCTAGATGCTTGTGGATTGCAGCCTGATATTGGACTTTCACTTATTGCTGAAAAATCGTTCATAACCATTAGAAACCAAGAAATTCATATGCATAAAATGTTGCAAGAGTTGGGGAAGAAAAGTGTTCGGGAACAGCATCCTGATGAGCCAAGATTATGGAGCAGATTGTGGCTTCCCAATGATTTGTATGATGCGATGATTACAAAACGG GGACCAGTAAAAGCTAAAGCCATAATTCTAAATCAGAAGAAGGATGTCTGTGAATTCAATCCGTTGACGGATAAAGATTTAGCAAAATTGAAAAACTTGAAAGTGCTCATATTATATCATTCAAAGTTTTCAGGAAGccgcaaattgaaggatagaaaaacacttagaaagggggggattgaataa